One part of the Magallana gigas chromosome 5, xbMagGiga1.1, whole genome shotgun sequence genome encodes these proteins:
- the LOC105338264 gene encoding androgen-induced gene 1 protein isoform X1 produces MELGLILGYHAVLFIAHAAAYIYDCKYIVTNETETVFTYRGYGGKFKYLTNWNFCLHLLKMVSKSLVFFLPVYATQVYGLTWDIFLLPMGWETYGGKFKYLTFINMIIQTVYFGLCVANDLCGSNVRPSGRGERCRLQRWRDNFLATVVFPLGMFVVLTFWGIYAIDRELVYPKALDKVIPSWLNHIMHTTILPFLLVDKFLVYHQYPSRKAGFVTIMSLALLYLTWILWVAYYANIWVYPILKVLQPHQKVVFILAMLVLFVFLYLLGEFINKTIWGEERSHAQKKKKKSS; encoded by the exons ATGGAGCTTGGGCTGATCTTGGGTTATCATGCGGTATTGTTTATAGCCCATGCAGCGGCTTATATCTATGATTGCAAGTACATCGTCACCAATGAAACAGAGACAGTGTTTACCTATAGGGGATACGGAGGGAAATTCAAATACCTGACCAACTGGAACTTT TGCCTTCATCTGCTGAAGATGGTCTCGAAATCGCTGGTGTTTTTCTTACCTGTGTATGCCACTCAAGTTTATGGGTTAACCTGGGATATTTTTCTTCTACCTATGGGATGGGAAACTTACGGTGGAAAATTCAAATACCTTACTTTTATTAACATG ataaTCCAGACAGTGTATTTTGGGTTGTGTGTGGCGAATGATCTCTGTGGATCTAATGTTCGACCATCAGGAAGAGGAGAGAGATGTCGACTACAGAGATGGCGCGACAACTTCCTAGCAACCGTTGTGTTTCCACTAGGAATG tTTGTTGTGCTGACTTTCTGGGGTATATATGCCATAGACAGAGAACTAGTTTATCCCAAAGCTCTAGATAAAGTCATTCCATCATGGCTAAATCACATTATG CACACCACCATTTTACCTTTCCTGTTGGTAGACAAGTTCCTAGTGTACCACCAGTATCCCAGTCGGAAGGCTGGTTTTGTTACAATCATGTCTCTAGCATTGCTTTATCTGACATG GATCCTGTGGGTGGCGTACTATGCCAACATATGGGTGTACCCAATCCTTAAAGTCCTACAGCCACATCAGAAAGTGGTATTTATCTTGGCCATGTTAGTTTTATTCGTATTTCTCTATCTTCTGGGAGAGTTTATCAACAAAACAATCTGGG GTGAAGAGAGAAGTCATGcacagaaaaagaagaagaaatccAGTTGA
- the LOC105338264 gene encoding androgen-induced gene 1 protein isoform X3, with protein sequence MELGLILGYHAVLFIAHAAAYIYDCKYIVTNETETVFTYRGYGGKFKYLTNWNFIIQTVYFGLCVANDLCGSNVRPSGRGERCRLQRWRDNFLATVVFPLGMFVVLTFWGIYAIDRELVYPKALDKVIPSWLNHIMHTTILPFLLVDKFLVYHQYPSRKAGFVTIMSLALLYLTWILWVAYYANIWVYPILKVLQPHQKVVFILAMLVLFVFLYLLGEFINKTIWGEERSHAQKKKKKSS encoded by the exons ATGGAGCTTGGGCTGATCTTGGGTTATCATGCGGTATTGTTTATAGCCCATGCAGCGGCTTATATCTATGATTGCAAGTACATCGTCACCAATGAAACAGAGACAGTGTTTACCTATAGGGGATACGGAGGGAAATTCAAATACCTGACCAACTGGAACTTT ataaTCCAGACAGTGTATTTTGGGTTGTGTGTGGCGAATGATCTCTGTGGATCTAATGTTCGACCATCAGGAAGAGGAGAGAGATGTCGACTACAGAGATGGCGCGACAACTTCCTAGCAACCGTTGTGTTTCCACTAGGAATG tTTGTTGTGCTGACTTTCTGGGGTATATATGCCATAGACAGAGAACTAGTTTATCCCAAAGCTCTAGATAAAGTCATTCCATCATGGCTAAATCACATTATG CACACCACCATTTTACCTTTCCTGTTGGTAGACAAGTTCCTAGTGTACCACCAGTATCCCAGTCGGAAGGCTGGTTTTGTTACAATCATGTCTCTAGCATTGCTTTATCTGACATG GATCCTGTGGGTGGCGTACTATGCCAACATATGGGTGTACCCAATCCTTAAAGTCCTACAGCCACATCAGAAAGTGGTATTTATCTTGGCCATGTTAGTTTTATTCGTATTTCTCTATCTTCTGGGAGAGTTTATCAACAAAACAATCTGGG GTGAAGAGAGAAGTCATGcacagaaaaagaagaagaaatccAGTTGA
- the LOC105338264 gene encoding androgen-induced gene 1 protein isoform X2 has protein sequence MGFAVNMGTMAVVKLVFHLSVWILLSYSLYVNVTEIRAEDAPDVLTSILTIGGFGGKFKYLTFWYFIIQTVYFGLCVANDLCGSNVRPSGRGERCRLQRWRDNFLATVVFPLGMFVVLTFWGIYAIDRELVYPKALDKVIPSWLNHIMHTTILPFLLVDKFLVYHQYPSRKAGFVTIMSLALLYLTWILWVAYYANIWVYPILKVLQPHQKVVFILAMLVLFVFLYLLGEFINKTIWGEERSHAQKKKKKSS, from the exons ATGGGATTTGCGGTGAACATGGGAACAATGGCTGTTGTGAAACTGGTGTTCCACTTGTCCGTGTGGATTCTTCTGTCGTATTCTCTGTATGTTAATGTAACGGAGATTAGGGCAGAGGATGCACCGGATGTTTTAACATCCATCTTAACAATTGGTGGTTTTGGAGGAAAGTTTAAATATCTTACTTTCTGGTACTTT ataaTCCAGACAGTGTATTTTGGGTTGTGTGTGGCGAATGATCTCTGTGGATCTAATGTTCGACCATCAGGAAGAGGAGAGAGATGTCGACTACAGAGATGGCGCGACAACTTCCTAGCAACCGTTGTGTTTCCACTAGGAATG tTTGTTGTGCTGACTTTCTGGGGTATATATGCCATAGACAGAGAACTAGTTTATCCCAAAGCTCTAGATAAAGTCATTCCATCATGGCTAAATCACATTATG CACACCACCATTTTACCTTTCCTGTTGGTAGACAAGTTCCTAGTGTACCACCAGTATCCCAGTCGGAAGGCTGGTTTTGTTACAATCATGTCTCTAGCATTGCTTTATCTGACATG GATCCTGTGGGTGGCGTACTATGCCAACATATGGGTGTACCCAATCCTTAAAGTCCTACAGCCACATCAGAAAGTGGTATTTATCTTGGCCATGTTAGTTTTATTCGTATTTCTCTATCTTCTGGGAGAGTTTATCAACAAAACAATCTGGG GTGAAGAGAGAAGTCATGcacagaaaaagaagaagaaatccAGTTGA
- the LOC105338264 gene encoding androgen-induced gene 1 protein isoform X4, which produces MSGAVVKLYHSTVFLVIFSSFVYNHLYVKIRPDDTLMTYKGYGGKFKYLTFWYFIIQTVYFGLCVANDLCGSNVRPSGRGERCRLQRWRDNFLATVVFPLGMFVVLTFWGIYAIDRELVYPKALDKVIPSWLNHIMHTTILPFLLVDKFLVYHQYPSRKAGFVTIMSLALLYLTWILWVAYYANIWVYPILKVLQPHQKVVFILAMLVLFVFLYLLGEFINKTIWGEERSHAQKKKKKSS; this is translated from the exons ATGTCGGGAGCAGTGGTTAAATTGTATCATTCTACCGTTTTCCTTGTGATTTTCTCGTCGTTTGTGTACAACCATCTGTATGTTAAAATACGACCAGACGACACTTTGATGACATACAAAGGATACGGGGGAAAATTTAAATACTTGACCTTTTGGTATTTC ataaTCCAGACAGTGTATTTTGGGTTGTGTGTGGCGAATGATCTCTGTGGATCTAATGTTCGACCATCAGGAAGAGGAGAGAGATGTCGACTACAGAGATGGCGCGACAACTTCCTAGCAACCGTTGTGTTTCCACTAGGAATG tTTGTTGTGCTGACTTTCTGGGGTATATATGCCATAGACAGAGAACTAGTTTATCCCAAAGCTCTAGATAAAGTCATTCCATCATGGCTAAATCACATTATG CACACCACCATTTTACCTTTCCTGTTGGTAGACAAGTTCCTAGTGTACCACCAGTATCCCAGTCGGAAGGCTGGTTTTGTTACAATCATGTCTCTAGCATTGCTTTATCTGACATG GATCCTGTGGGTGGCGTACTATGCCAACATATGGGTGTACCCAATCCTTAAAGTCCTACAGCCACATCAGAAAGTGGTATTTATCTTGGCCATGTTAGTTTTATTCGTATTTCTCTATCTTCTGGGAGAGTTTATCAACAAAACAATCTGGG GTGAAGAGAGAAGTCATGcacagaaaaagaagaagaaatccAGTTGA
- the LOC105338265 gene encoding uncharacterized protein, with protein sequence MTDPISNFIKSKILGLASLLLLIASMATITAVFLPFWFSLHMHLQFVEDEKPQQTSIDRSINCGLFFLDENRFVNTIMLDKADNTHFMPALLRVAQLLYLLGSIGTVLCCGSAFILAFRQYATPSGEMFLAAGATGFSLSQVISCILILLHMAFFSYQPWQNFPVADYIPLRFTYYTILEAYPDMSLNFGFFIGAGAALFSLVAAVMLWIQACCTYCHLRNVRYNMLREKPDLGSSPLPTKGSYFNPAFVRTSPQEYPAVVQAAPTPQFAPYAPPTQYTAGMELDL encoded by the exons ATGACGGACCCCATTTCGAACTTTATAAAGAGCAAGATCCTAGGACTTGCATCTCTACTCTTGCTGATCGCTTCCATGGCCACGATTACGGCCGTTTTTCTCCCATTTTGGTTCAGTCTTCATATGCATCTGCAGTTCGTAGAAGATGAAAAGCCACAGCAGACTTCCATAGACAGGAGCATCAATTGTGGACTGTTCTTCTTGGATGAGAACAGATTCGTCAACACAATTATGCTGGACAAAGCGGACAACACGCATTTCATGCCAG ctctgCTGAGAGTTGCCCAGTTACTGTACCTGCTGGGAAGCATTGGTACCGTCCTTTGCTGTGGGTCCGCATTCATCCTGGCATTCCGGCAGTATGCAACTCCTTCTGGGGAAATGTTCTTGGCAGCTGGAGCAACTGGATTTT CTCTGAGCCAGGTAATAAGTTGCATCCTGATCCTCCTTCACATGGCCTTCTTTAGCTACCAGCCCTGGCAGAACTTCCCCGTGGCCGACTACATTCCTCTCCGCTTCACCTACTACACCATCCTCGAAGCTTACCCAGACATGAGtctaaactttggcttcttcaTCGGGGCAGGGGCGGCTCTCTTCAGTCTTGTTGCAGCTGTGATGCTGTGGATACAAGCCTGTTGCACATACTGCCATCTCCGGAACGTCAGGTACAACATGCTGAGGGAGAAACCAGATTTGGGATCTAGCCCACTTCCGACCAAAGGCTCCTACTTTAATCCGGCGTTTGTTCGTACGTCGCCGCAGGAGTATCCCGCTGTGGTTCAGGCGGCTCCAACACCACAGTTTGCACCGTATGCACCTCCCACGCAATATACGGCCGGCATGGAGCTGGATTTGTGA
- the LOC105338266 gene encoding uncharacterized protein: protein MGSEEILLTTGVPDEFGKALRNENGLYKVNNYEPTNKNAPYKAKKCSTPKPYKGHTYKHTIIHNRQYKEYEPRTYDRVYVMSKLHHDKPKQEKEQKLPEEPKKTKTPEHTARPVTPSLPYSAVGAIKRSLLLTEKVRTATPEQSYSVFS from the exons ATGGGGAGTGAGGAAATACTGTTAACTACAG GTGTTCCAGATGAATTCGGGAAAGCTCTTCGAAATGAAAACGGATTGTACAAGGTAAATAATTACGAACCGACCAATAAGAACGCTCCTTACAAAGCGAAGAAATGCTCCACACCCAAACCTTACAAAGGCCACACATACAAGCACACCATCATCCACAACCGCCAGTACAAGGAGTATGAACCACGCACTTACGACCGAGTCTACGTCATGAGCAAATTACATCATGACAAACCCAAACAGGAGAAGGAGCAGAAACTACCGGAGGAACCAAAGAAAACCAAAACTCCCGAACATACG GCTCGGCCAGTGACGCCCTCCCTTCCATACAGCGCGGTGGGAGCCATCAAAAGATCTCTCCTACTGACAGAAAAAGTCCGCACAGCAACACCGGAACAGAGCTACTCCGTCTTCAGCTGA
- the LOC105338267 gene encoding uncharacterized protein yields the protein MADPPRQIYLGLARKTLEDAKQKDYLDSKTGMYKAKEYRPRSPYSPKLREYKPKLKEIEIREYVPKLHVSEHQYDNFREYNHTYEVEPPEDDDLPKGEPQFCKPYKALGSIKRSFATLFPAVSSTTLQ from the exons ATGGCGGACCCGCCTAGACAAATATACCTGGGATTAGCGCGAA AAACATTAGAAGATGCCAAACAAAAGGATTATTTGGACTCCAAAACGGGGATGTACAAGGCGAAAGAATACAGACCAAGATCGCCCTATTCACCCAAACTCCGCGAATATAAACCAAAACTTAAAGAGATCGAAATTCGGGAGTACGTGCCAAAATTACACGTCAGCGAGCATCAGTATGACAACTTCCGGGAATACAACCATACTTATGAGGTGGAACCGCCCGAGGACGACGACCTACCAAAG gGAGAGCCACAGTTTTGTAAACCCTACAAAGCACTGGGTTCCATTAAAAGATCATTCGCCACGCTATTTCCTGCAGTTTCTTCAACCACGCTACAATAG